The following nucleotide sequence is from Acidimicrobiales bacterium.
GCCGGCCGACGCCACATGTCGCGCCGCAGTCTCGACGACGACCGTGGCCTGCTCGACGACGACCGCGGCGGCGTCCAGGTCGGGAACGATCATGCCCCGAAGGCTACCGACGCTGTGCCAGCACGGTGACGAGAGGGGGTAGGACGACGGGGTCCTCTCCCGGATCGACGTCGGTGAGGCTGGCGAGGTAGTCGGTCACGGGACCCGGCCCAGCACCGGCCGGGGCCTCGGCCCAGGCATCGACCAGCTCGAGGTCGGCCCGGCCCACCAGCGCCGGCAGCACCGCTCCGAGGTCGGGGTGCGGCGCGTCCGGCATCGAGAGGCGATCGCCGCCGACCCGTCCGGCGCTGGTGATCGGCTCCTGGGCGACGACCCACCCGCCCGCTCGGACGGCCTTTGCCATGCGGCGCAGCACCGCGACCGGCTCGACCACGTGCATGAGCAGGAACCGGCAGAAGGCCAGGTCCACCGGCTCGGGCAGCAGCAGGTCCTCGCCGGCCTGGGTGATGGCCAGCACCTGGGTGTGGGCCGCCGCCGTCTTGGCCACCTCGTCTCGGGCGCGAGGGTCGTTGTCCACCGCGTACACCCGTCCGGTGCGCCCCACCATCTCGGCCAGGGCCACGCTCACGTCCCCGCCGCCCGCCCCGACGTCGACACAGCGCCACCCCTCTCCGACGCCCAGCCGTTCCAGGGCAGTGGCCAGGGGGCGGCGATAGACGTCATTCCGAAGTCCCAGCTCGGTCACGTCGCTCGTACCGCCTCGACGAGCTCGTCGATCGCAGGACGGTCGTCCGGGGTCCGGGACCGGAAGGCGTAGACCAGGCGACCGTCCCGACCGATGACGAAGTCGCCACCCAGCTGGAGCAGGTCCTCGTGCGGCAGCTGGGGCCGGCGCCCCTGGCGCATCAGCTCGACATAGCGCCGGAGGGTCGTCGGTCCGAACGCCCGCCGCGCCGGCGCCCGGCCCAGCCCGTAGTCCCGATAGCAGTGACGATCCTCGTCGGCGAGCACGGGATAAGGGAGGTCGAGCCGCCGCTTGTAGCCTCGAAGGTTGCGCTGCCGGGTAAAGGTCACCAGCGCCACGGCTGCGTCTCCGAGATCATCGAGGCGGTCGCGCACGGCGACAGCGTGGGCCTGGCACGGCAGTCAGGCCAAGTGGCGGTGGAAGACCACCACGACGTGTCGCCCGCGA
It contains:
- a CDS encoding class I SAM-dependent methyltransferase is translated as MTELGLRNDVYRRPLATALERLGVGEGWRCVDVGAGGGDVSVALAEMVGRTGRVYAVDNDPRARDEVAKTAAAHTQVLAITQAGEDLLLPEPVDLAFCRFLLMHVVEPVAVLRRMAKAVRAGGWVVAQEPITSAGRVGGDRLSMPDAPHPDLGAVLPALVGRADLELVDAWAEAPAGAGPGPVTDYLASLTDVDPGEDPVVLPPLVTVLAQRR
- a CDS encoding AhpC/TSA family protein, which codes for MPCQAHAVAVRDRLDDLGDAAVALVTFTRQRNLRGYKRRLDLPYPVLADEDRHCYRDYGLGRAPARRAFGPTTLRRYVELMRQGRRPQLPHEDLLQLGGDFVIGRDGRLVYAFRSRTPDDRPAIDELVEAVRAT